In Patescibacteria group bacterium, one DNA window encodes the following:
- a CDS encoding SdpI family protein: MTKYFKIDLAVLAAAVAADILAYPYLPDRLASHWDLNGQVNGYMPKTGSLIFMPALILLMLAIRALILKFDPLAANIKKFNAAYEQTWLVIIGFLFYIQLLTLGWNLGYRFNLSAAIVPAFAALFWFLGSVLENSKRNWSVGIRTPWTLSSDVVWDRTHRLGAKLFRASALLALGSLLFPAAAAYLMVVPILAASLILVVYSYVEYAKEKRTPTPPENR; this comes from the coding sequence ATGACCAAATATTTCAAGATCGATCTCGCCGTGCTCGCTGCCGCCGTCGCCGCGGACATCCTCGCCTACCCGTATCTGCCCGACCGGCTCGCGAGCCACTGGGATCTGAACGGCCAGGTGAACGGCTACATGCCCAAGACCGGATCGCTCATCTTCATGCCGGCGCTGATCCTGCTGATGCTGGCCATCCGCGCCCTGATATTGAAATTCGATCCGCTCGCCGCGAACATCAAAAAATTCAACGCGGCCTACGAGCAGACCTGGCTCGTCATCATCGGGTTTCTCTTCTATATCCAATTGCTGACCCTGGGCTGGAATCTCGGTTATCGCTTCAACCTCAGCGCCGCCATCGTGCCGGCTTTCGCCGCGCTGTTCTGGTTCCTGGGTTCAGTGCTCGAAAACTCCAAACGCAACTGGAGCGTCGGCATCCGCACTCCCTGGACGCTCTCGAGCGACGTCGTCTGGGATCGGACGCACCGCCTCGGCGCGAAACTTTTCCGGGCCAGCGCCCTGCTCGCGCTCGGCAGCCTGCTCTTTCCGGCCGCCGCCGCCTACCTGATGGTCGTGCCCATACTGGCCGCCTCGCTGATCCTGGTCGTCTACTCCTACGTCGAATACGCCAAGGAAAAACGGACGCCAACGCCGCCAGAAAACCGCTGA
- a CDS encoding extracellular solute-binding protein, translating into MNKYLLGSLLIGLTLIGAGCFGPQPVQMTPVALEYWRVDDEPEDMAEIIAAYQKLHPQITINYVKMAPERYKQLLLEALAEDRGPDLFVLPNVALREWQAKLLPLPKETSVVSMAVNQQKQIVPVEQKKTSLTVRELNNSFVEAVVQDVVMAAVDDQAGGQVQDAIFGLPLSLDTLALYYNKDLLKAANIEKPPATWSEFLDLIPGLTTAKEDGTVTQSGASIGTADNIRYSTELLASIMQQNGAVLADDRGYAQFDQRTPETSGDPYPPGVHALMFYVSFAEPSAPNYAWNNKMPDSLDAFVSGKTAFYFGYPHDARLIKERAPKLNFTVAPLPQVNPGRQANIAKYPVEVVSKKTAHADEAWDFLQYLSQKDKVTNFLVKTLRPTALRSLVSEQITNPDTGAFAGQVLTAKSWYRGQNYAGVEKAFATMINTKPSRERPEYQWIVSAGVAAVNQTLRD; encoded by the coding sequence ATGAACAAATATCTTCTCGGTTCCCTGCTCATCGGCCTCACCCTGATCGGCGCCGGCTGTTTCGGCCCCCAGCCGGTCCAGATGACCCCGGTCGCGCTGGAATATTGGCGCGTTGACGACGAGCCCGAGGACATGGCCGAGATCATCGCGGCCTACCAAAAACTTCACCCGCAGATCACGATCAACTACGTGAAGATGGCCCCGGAGCGCTACAAGCAGCTCCTGCTCGAAGCGCTGGCCGAAGACCGCGGGCCGGACCTGTTCGTCCTGCCGAACGTTGCGCTCCGCGAATGGCAGGCCAAACTCCTGCCGCTGCCCAAAGAGACGTCGGTCGTGTCCATGGCTGTCAACCAGCAGAAACAGATCGTGCCGGTCGAGCAGAAAAAAACCTCGCTCACCGTCCGCGAACTGAATAACTCCTTCGTCGAAGCCGTCGTCCAGGACGTGGTCATGGCCGCGGTCGACGATCAGGCTGGCGGCCAGGTTCAGGATGCCATCTTCGGACTGCCGCTCTCGCTCGACACTCTGGCGCTCTACTACAACAAAGACCTGCTCAAAGCCGCCAACATCGAAAAGCCGCCGGCGACCTGGTCTGAATTTCTGGACCTGATTCCGGGCCTGACCACGGCCAAAGAAGACGGGACCGTGACCCAGTCCGGGGCTTCCATCGGCACGGCTGACAATATCCGCTATTCGACCGAACTGCTGGCCTCCATCATGCAGCAGAATGGCGCCGTCCTGGCCGATGACCGCGGCTACGCGCAGTTCGACCAACGGACGCCGGAAACGTCCGGCGACCCCTACCCGCCAGGCGTCCACGCACTGATGTTCTACGTCAGCTTCGCCGAACCGAGCGCCCCCAATTACGCCTGGAACAACAAGATGCCGGATTCCCTGGATGCCTTCGTCTCCGGCAAGACCGCTTTCTATTTCGGCTATCCGCATGACGCCCGGCTGATCAAGGAGCGGGCGCCGAAACTCAATTTCACGGTCGCGCCGCTGCCGCAAGTCAATCCCGGACGCCAGGCCAACATCGCCAAATATCCGGTCGAAGTCGTCTCCAAAAAGACCGCACACGCCGACGAAGCCTGGGATTTCCTGCAATACCTCAGCCAGAAAGACAAGGTCACGAACTTCCTGGTCAAAACCCTGCGGCCGACCGCGCTCCGCAGCCTGGTTAGCGAACAGATCACCAACCCCGACACCGGCGCCTTCGCCGGCCAGGTGCTGACGGCCAAATCCTGGTATCGCGGCCAAAATTACGCCGGGGTGGAAAAAGCTTTCGCTACCATGATCAACACCAAGCCGAGCCGGGAAAGGCCGGAGTATCAATGGATCGTCAGCGCCGGGGTCGCCGCGGTCAATCAGACGCTGCGCGACTAG
- a CDS encoding DUF475 domain-containing protein → MGFSDAIIIILGLTLFEVISSIDNAVVNADVLSTMSPKARHWFLFYGIIIAVFVVRGLIPLIIVYLSNPALGLMNALTATFSSDPSVREIIERQKPVLLAGGGLYLVYLFSYWLFMEKKEHAFFLEAYIEHRLSFWFYATASIILLTIVWATMRFHPTIALGAVVGSTAFFITNGFKRNAEEKERELAGGNTKLSDISKIIYLELLDATFSIDGVLGAFAFTISIPLILLGNGLGAFVVRYFTIHGLETVKKYRYLKNGAMYSIGFLGFIMLGESLSLHIPTWLPTIITFAVVGLFFWLSQKALRLEKHLER, encoded by the coding sequence ATGGGCTTCTCTGATGCCATCATCATCATTCTCGGGCTAACCCTCTTCGAGGTCATCTCGAGCATCGACAACGCCGTCGTCAACGCCGACGTACTTTCGACGATGTCGCCCAAAGCCCGGCATTGGTTCCTCTTCTATGGCATCATCATCGCCGTCTTCGTCGTCCGCGGCCTGATACCGCTCATCATCGTCTACTTATCGAATCCGGCGCTCGGTCTGATGAATGCGCTCACGGCCACCTTCAGTTCGGATCCGAGCGTCCGCGAGATCATCGAGCGCCAAAAACCAGTCCTGCTCGCTGGCGGCGGCCTTTACCTGGTCTACCTCTTCTCCTACTGGCTCTTCATGGAAAAGAAAGAACATGCTTTCTTTCTCGAAGCCTACATCGAGCACCGCCTCTCATTCTGGTTCTATGCCACGGCTTCGATCATCCTGCTTACAATCGTCTGGGCGACCATGCGTTTCCACCCGACGATCGCCCTCGGCGCTGTCGTCGGCTCCACTGCCTTCTTCATCACCAACGGCTTCAAACGCAATGCGGAAGAAAAAGAGAGGGAACTCGCCGGCGGCAACACCAAGCTCTCGGACATCAGCAAGATCATCTATCTCGAACTGCTCGACGCCACCTTCTCGATCGACGGCGTGCTCGGCGCATTCGCCTTCACCATCTCCATCCCGCTCATCCTCCTCGGAAACGGCCTCGGCGCTTTCGTCGTGCGCTACTTCACGATCCATGGCCTCGAAACCGTCAAGAAATACCGCTACCTCAAGAACGGAGCCATGTATTCCATCGGCTTCCTCGGCTTCATCATGCTCGGAGAATCGCTCAGTCTGCATATCCCGACCTGGCTGCCGACGATCATTACCTTCGCCGTGGTCGGCCTTTTCTTTTGGCTGTCGCAAAAGGCGCTGCGATTGGAAAAACATCTGGAACGATAA
- a CDS encoding methyltransferase domain-containing protein yields MCTARLRRGIAIITSIFKTYSDRHKTRALTAQTGSYDPHVGHRSFSAEIDRLRAQATHGWKIELQKMNEYGLRDGMSILEVGSGPGYVTEQLLDSFPSARITALEILPELSELARTRLQPVAGGRVDFVTRPLLDSGLPNDSFDFAIVRFVLQHLPDPQAAISEIKRVLKPGGKLCIVDIDDAVWGLTAPALPEAAVILEHVGNLQAAQGGNRLIGRSLLRLLGQSGYTDPRSDIVSLHSDDLDIGTFLDQLHPDRFSSLVDAGEISASFFSGYVASYERLRQADDPTVIALLFMACGTKTAV; encoded by the coding sequence ATGTGCACAGCGCGACTAAGACGTGGCATAGCAATCATCACGTCGATCTTTAAGACATATTCCGACCGCCATAAAACGCGGGCGCTTACGGCTCAGACCGGTTCCTATGACCCGCATGTCGGCCATCGAAGTTTCTCTGCCGAGATCGACCGGCTCCGCGCCCAAGCGACCCATGGCTGGAAGATCGAACTCCAAAAAATGAACGAGTACGGCCTGCGGGACGGGATGTCCATACTCGAAGTGGGGAGTGGCCCGGGATACGTCACGGAACAACTCCTGGATTCGTTCCCTTCAGCGCGCATCACTGCGCTGGAGATCCTGCCGGAACTGTCAGAGCTAGCGCGGACGCGCTTGCAGCCGGTCGCCGGAGGGCGCGTTGATTTCGTCACTCGGCCGCTGCTTGATAGTGGCCTGCCGAACGACAGCTTTGATTTCGCCATCGTCCGCTTCGTCTTGCAGCACCTGCCGGACCCTCAAGCCGCAATCTCCGAAATTAAGCGCGTCTTGAAACCCGGCGGTAAGCTCTGCATCGTCGACATCGATGACGCAGTCTGGGGACTCACCGCCCCGGCCCTGCCCGAAGCGGCTGTCATCCTGGAACATGTCGGGAATCTGCAAGCCGCCCAGGGCGGCAACCGACTGATCGGCCGCTCGCTTCTGCGCCTCCTTGGGCAATCTGGTTATACCGACCCGAGATCAGACATCGTCAGCCTTCATAGCGACGACCTCGACATAGGGACTTTCCTTGACCAACTGCATCCGGATCGATTTTCGTCTCTCGTCGACGCCGGCGAGATCTCCGCCTCATTCTTCTCGGGATATGTGGCGTCATATGAGCGGCTGCGGCAAGCTGACGACCCTACCGTGATAGCATTGCTCTTCATGGCTTGCGGAACAAAGACCGCTGTCTGA